Proteins from a genomic interval of Actinoalloteichus hymeniacidonis:
- a CDS encoding CDGSH iron-sulfur domain-containing protein: MSDRSDAAKVVVYENGPLIVRGEVEIVGQDGTPVEAGRKTIALCRCGRSAVKPFCDGSHKAGRFRAPGHCTR, from the coding sequence ATGTCGGATCGTTCGGATGCGGCGAAGGTCGTGGTGTACGAGAACGGACCGCTGATCGTGCGCGGGGAGGTGGAGATCGTCGGCCAGGACGGCACGCCCGTCGAGGCGGGCCGAAAGACGATCGCACTGTGCCGTTGCGGGCGATCGGCGGTGAAACCGTTCTGCGACGGGAGCCACAAGGCCGGCCGTTTCCGGGCGCCCGGACACTGCACCCGGTGA
- a CDS encoding MarR family winged helix-turn-helix transcriptional regulator: protein MAASDLTAVVAATHDIWMLTNDLITQALAGHGLTPATFQALWVIDPDESPPSMKVIAARLYCNAPNLTFITNQLVDRGMVERVVDPGNRRSRLLVLTAKGRRVREELVDTAMAKSPFARLTAEELGQLAILLQRTVDAADGELSRRA from the coding sequence ATGGCCGCGTCCGACCTCACCGCGGTGGTCGCCGCGACACACGACATCTGGATGCTGACCAACGACCTGATCACGCAAGCGCTGGCAGGCCACGGGCTGACCCCGGCCACCTTCCAGGCGCTGTGGGTCATCGACCCCGACGAATCACCACCGTCGATGAAGGTGATCGCCGCGCGCCTGTACTGCAACGCGCCGAACCTGACCTTCATCACCAACCAGCTCGTCGATCGAGGCATGGTCGAGCGGGTCGTCGACCCGGGCAACCGCCGGTCCCGTCTGCTGGTCCTCACGGCCAAGGGCCGCCGGGTCCGGGAGGAACTCGTCGACACGGCCATGGCGAAGAGCCCGTTCGCGCGGTTGACCGCTGAGGAACTGGGGCAACTCGCGATTCTGCTGCAGCGCACCGTCGACGCCGCCGACGGCGAGCTGTCCCGCCGAGCCTGA
- a CDS encoding SDR family NAD(P)-dependent oxidoreductase — protein MKNDYRGVTALITGASKGLGREYALELARRGARVILLARSGSDLRELATSIREQPGGAGVDVVVGDLATPDGTDRILRELRERELTVDLLLNNAGAGSVGPFLDRPLEPQLRTVGLNIGGLLTLTHAIGAELVARGAGGIINVGSTAAFQPMPYQASYAATKAFVLSFTEALAEELRGTGVHVMAAHPGAIATGFFDGTSAEIRSGADKPATIAARTLDDYTRRRAASYPGALLNRITTWPARLLPRTAVARITGKLNRTLRLDKVVDVG, from the coding sequence GTGAAGAACGACTACCGAGGCGTCACCGCGCTCATCACGGGCGCGTCCAAGGGGCTGGGGCGCGAGTACGCCCTGGAACTGGCGCGTCGGGGCGCGCGGGTGATCCTGCTGGCCCGCTCCGGCAGCGACCTGCGGGAACTCGCCACCAGCATCCGGGAACAACCCGGCGGCGCGGGCGTCGACGTCGTGGTCGGCGACCTGGCCACTCCCGACGGGACCGACCGCATCCTGCGGGAGCTACGCGAACGCGAGCTGACCGTCGACCTACTGCTCAACAACGCGGGCGCGGGCAGCGTCGGGCCGTTCCTGGATCGTCCGCTCGAACCCCAGCTGCGCACCGTGGGCCTCAACATCGGCGGACTCCTCACGCTCACGCACGCGATCGGCGCCGAGCTGGTCGCCCGAGGCGCCGGCGGCATCATCAACGTCGGTTCCACCGCCGCCTTCCAACCGATGCCGTACCAGGCCAGCTACGCCGCGACCAAGGCCTTCGTGCTCTCCTTCACCGAGGCGCTGGCCGAGGAACTGCGCGGCACCGGTGTCCACGTCATGGCCGCCCATCCCGGCGCGATCGCCACCGGCTTCTTCGATGGCACCTCCGCCGAGATCCGCTCCGGTGCCGACAAACCGGCCACCATCGCGGCCCGCACCCTCGACGACTACACCAGGCGGCGCGCGGCGTCCTATCCCGGCGCGTTGCTGAATCGGATCACGACCTGGCCCGCCCGCCTGCTGCCGCGCACCGCCGTCGCGCGGATCACCGGGAAACTCAACCGGACGCTGCGGTTGGACAAGGTCGTCGACGTCGGCTGA
- a CDS encoding VOC family protein, with product MPQRLTHTCVYVLDQESAKDFYSRRLGFEVRADVLMGAEFEGAGQNFRWLTVGPREQPDVEIILADVRMGHDDQTTDQLRDLIAKGAFSGGSLATEDCRGDYERLRANDVEFLQAPMERPYGIEAVFRDDSGNWFSLNQTF from the coding sequence ATGCCGCAACGCCTGACCCACACCTGTGTCTATGTGCTCGATCAGGAGTCCGCCAAGGATTTCTACAGCCGACGGCTGGGCTTCGAGGTTCGCGCCGATGTGCTGATGGGCGCCGAGTTCGAGGGCGCGGGCCAGAACTTCCGCTGGTTGACGGTGGGACCGCGTGAGCAGCCCGACGTCGAGATCATTCTGGCCGATGTGCGGATGGGCCACGACGATCAGACGACCGATCAGCTGCGCGACCTCATCGCCAAGGGCGCGTTCTCCGGCGGGTCGCTCGCGACCGAGGATTGCCGGGGCGACTACGAGCGTCTGCGGGCCAACGACGTGGAATTCCTCCAGGCACCGATGGAACGGCCCTACGGCATCGAAGCGGTGTTCCGCGATGATTCCGGGAACTGGTTCAGCCTCAACCAGACATTCTGA
- a CDS encoding helix-turn-helix transcriptional regulator — protein MPGWETTQAVRRAKDVIDRDFASALDLDRLAAAAGYSRHHFARRFRAAFGETPISYLTRRRIERAAYLLRAANLTVTEVCFLVGFASLGSFSSRFHQLMGRSPSEYQRHHRARSATVIVPGCFVLAWSRPGPAT, from the coding sequence ATGCCGGGATGGGAGACGACGCAGGCGGTGCGGCGCGCCAAGGACGTCATCGACCGTGACTTCGCCTCGGCACTGGACCTGGATCGGCTGGCCGCTGCGGCCGGGTACTCCCGGCACCATTTCGCCCGACGCTTCCGGGCCGCCTTCGGGGAGACGCCGATCTCCTATCTCACCCGCCGACGGATCGAACGGGCCGCGTATCTGCTGCGGGCGGCGAATCTGACCGTGACCGAGGTCTGTTTCCTGGTTGGTTTCGCCAGTCTCGGCTCGTTCAGCTCCAGATTTCACCAGCTCATGGGTCGGTCGCCGAGCGAATACCAACGCCATCATCGGGCCCGGTCCGCAACGGTGATCGTCCCCGGGTGCTTCGTATTGGCCTGGTCTCGACCCGGCCCGGCGACCTGA
- a CDS encoding AAA domain-containing protein: protein MAEDVAAPGSQDAAVDRTVRLFRFLARSQQLKSNPPRTTDSYDTVLWFGHLPQHPAIRSAHREGAPQPGTTLLTVDRVSHREAPEPAAKLRSWLDGEWDDPNDPPRLSEAIGEGEQRTTLDDVPEIRGAHAEWAARWSEWAKLEQGDQPARDLYNELFSAYVTAAGHAEEFELVLGVGCLSWSQPGHYVVRRHVVTVSAVIHFDEGTGMLSVQQAEPADGLLVELDMLDPGQVANPQHVVQIRNEARDVTSAVLHRDAVGTVLRRLVHALDSDATYLDEDEPTKPGPHAVAAFAPAVILRRRSRQGIVDILDTVADRVGTSELVPDGLLPLVDSNHRPSTTGLSPEPGALVELDAEPFLPLPVNDRQLRVLTQVDAKAQTLVQGPPGTGKTHTVAALLSHLLAQGKRVLVTAHTDRALKEVRAKLPEAIAPLAVSLAGSSRSDLADLKVAVERISQVAGEYDAEVAQRTIDDHATAIERLRLRRADLYRRLLDARGEEVVEHQVGNYLGTLAAIAQRVDAERERFGWLADLTTVIGVAPSPIPADDIVRWHRYVVDDALNADEPEARLKLLALADVPTPEAFSDLVAAERQAIAAEEGHGDLTQHTAFGAIRRLDRPIRAMLRQRLDGFAREARNLSRRREQWMNDALSDVLQGRANHWRSRRDQVATLIGHSGPLVERLGPLSEVLVDTADTGMLVALARALRVHVGDGGSLKTNPDGSPKTGVLAPKAVKQAQPLFQAVRVNGVPPTTAGHLDVFLMWAEATRMLDALDRAWPDSVHIPAEDTLSERFHWHVTELEQLHRVLMLGGALEQEKYGLTQLGLPLPNWNDLDAVETYAKVVDAAAAADARIAATAPLQETGQTIAGLAKWADATPCVRQLERAVAERDHESYAIAHQRLARLHEVVAAARRRDEIAADLVRLLPRVHEAVSAEPHHADWTARLADWEDAWSWTVARTWVLERGHEDVNALQAEVSNVETQVRSRVGQLAAERAWSHAVSPERLSGQARADLLQYAQLVKLLGKGTGIYANQRRADIRAAMNRCRTAVPVWIMPVYRIAEQVRVEPDMFDVVVVDEASQAGLEATFLQYLAPKIVVIGDDKQVSPSAVGTDQQQLRDLAEQYLWDDPYRASWQDPRRSLFDEAKMRFEGITTLIEHRRCVPEIIGFSNRVAYEPDGIRLMPVRQYGADRLEPIRPVFLADGYERGGDYKVNPVEADAIVDQIEKCIADPRYDGLTFGVVSLLGRAQAKRIEKRLLERIPPEEWKARDLRCGDSADFQGSERDVMFLSMVKAPAPGERIGSLTQDMHVQRFNVAASRAKDQMWVFHSLRLSDLGNPEDMRFQLLDYCLSSARKDDADGVERSVVPEDRRVEPFDSLFEQRVFNCLIERGYRVVPQFPAEGYRIDLVVVGAKARLAVECDGDAWHGPEAYERDLARQRDLERCGWRFFRIRESEFYADRLAVLNRLWDALTDLDIHVSGWAPPVDAPAAVAVGPAPLTIDEVTPAPAVAATMAVAPIIEVPEPAVVAQTPESLAPVAVQQRTEVPPAVVEKRMQTPANATLAPYETFGGPVTPISQTSRPELLDNLVRLVHVEGPVVGNRLHTAYVRASGAVRVTKSVAGELDKAVAQAVHQGLLVEEDPLGEGGNKHRTYRLPDQPETRLRHRGPRSFDEIPPSELAALLDYAAEGNPNADAVALQRDVLGLLGFVRLTDNVKQRFSVVETLRS from the coding sequence GTGGCGGAGGACGTCGCTGCTCCGGGTTCGCAGGATGCAGCAGTCGATCGGACGGTACGGCTCTTCCGGTTCCTCGCACGGAGTCAGCAGCTCAAATCGAATCCGCCCCGCACGACCGACAGCTACGACACGGTGCTGTGGTTCGGGCATCTACCTCAGCATCCCGCTATCCGATCCGCACACCGTGAGGGCGCGCCGCAGCCGGGTACCACGCTGCTCACGGTCGACCGGGTCTCCCACCGAGAAGCGCCCGAACCTGCGGCGAAGCTACGGTCCTGGCTGGACGGAGAGTGGGACGATCCAAACGATCCGCCACGCTTGAGCGAGGCCATCGGAGAGGGCGAGCAGCGCACCACACTCGACGACGTGCCCGAGATCCGTGGCGCCCACGCCGAGTGGGCAGCGCGTTGGTCGGAATGGGCGAAGCTCGAACAAGGCGACCAGCCAGCCCGCGATCTCTACAACGAGCTCTTCTCCGCCTACGTCACCGCCGCCGGGCACGCCGAGGAATTCGAACTGGTCCTCGGCGTGGGTTGCCTGTCGTGGTCGCAGCCCGGCCACTACGTGGTCCGCAGGCACGTCGTCACCGTGTCCGCCGTGATCCACTTCGATGAGGGCACCGGCATGCTGTCCGTCCAGCAGGCCGAACCTGCGGACGGCCTGCTGGTGGAGCTGGACATGCTCGATCCAGGTCAGGTGGCCAATCCACAGCATGTCGTGCAGATCCGGAACGAGGCCCGCGACGTCACCTCCGCCGTGTTGCACCGCGATGCCGTGGGGACTGTGCTGCGTCGGCTGGTTCATGCCCTCGACAGTGACGCCACCTATCTCGACGAGGACGAGCCGACCAAGCCGGGCCCGCACGCCGTGGCGGCGTTCGCCCCGGCCGTCATCCTGCGCAGGCGTTCACGGCAAGGCATCGTCGACATCCTCGACACGGTCGCCGATCGGGTCGGCACGTCGGAACTCGTCCCGGACGGTCTGTTGCCGCTCGTTGACTCGAACCATCGACCCAGCACGACCGGGCTCTCACCGGAGCCGGGCGCCCTGGTGGAACTCGACGCGGAGCCGTTCTTGCCGCTCCCGGTCAACGACAGACAGCTGCGTGTCCTCACCCAGGTCGACGCGAAGGCCCAGACTCTCGTTCAGGGGCCGCCGGGAACGGGCAAGACCCACACCGTGGCCGCCCTGCTGTCGCATCTTCTCGCGCAGGGCAAGCGAGTGCTGGTCACCGCGCACACCGATCGCGCGCTGAAGGAGGTTCGAGCCAAGCTGCCCGAGGCCATCGCGCCACTGGCTGTTTCGCTTGCCGGTTCCTCGCGCTCGGACCTGGCGGATCTCAAGGTCGCCGTCGAGCGGATCAGTCAGGTGGCCGGTGAGTACGACGCCGAGGTCGCACAGCGGACCATCGACGACCACGCCACGGCGATCGAGCGCCTTCGCCTACGCCGTGCCGACCTGTACCGACGTCTGCTCGATGCCCGCGGCGAGGAGGTCGTCGAGCACCAGGTGGGCAACTACCTCGGGACACTCGCCGCCATCGCGCAGCGGGTGGATGCCGAGCGAGAGCGTTTCGGTTGGCTGGCCGATCTGACTACCGTGATCGGTGTCGCGCCGTCCCCGATCCCGGCGGACGACATCGTCCGATGGCACCGATACGTCGTGGATGATGCGCTGAACGCCGATGAGCCGGAAGCCCGACTCAAGCTGCTGGCCCTCGCCGATGTGCCCACCCCCGAGGCGTTCTCCGACCTCGTGGCAGCAGAACGGCAGGCCATCGCGGCCGAGGAGGGACACGGCGACCTCACGCAGCACACCGCCTTCGGCGCCATCCGTCGTCTGGACCGGCCTATCCGGGCCATGCTGCGTCAGCGACTCGACGGATTCGCACGGGAGGCACGAAATCTGTCCCGGCGGCGCGAGCAGTGGATGAACGACGCCCTCTCCGATGTGCTCCAAGGCCGTGCGAACCATTGGCGGTCGCGTCGAGACCAGGTCGCCACGCTCATCGGTCACTCCGGTCCGCTCGTAGAACGACTCGGACCGCTCTCCGAGGTGCTGGTCGACACCGCCGACACAGGCATGCTCGTCGCCCTGGCCAGGGCGCTGCGGGTGCACGTTGGCGACGGCGGCAGCCTCAAGACCAATCCGGACGGCTCGCCCAAGACGGGTGTGCTCGCGCCCAAGGCGGTGAAACAGGCCCAGCCGCTCTTCCAGGCGGTGCGGGTCAACGGTGTGCCGCCTACCACCGCCGGCCATCTCGACGTATTCCTGATGTGGGCCGAGGCGACCAGGATGCTGGACGCCCTGGACCGAGCGTGGCCCGACTCGGTGCACATTCCCGCCGAGGACACGCTGAGCGAACGATTCCACTGGCACGTGACCGAGTTGGAACAGCTGCACCGGGTGCTGATGCTCGGCGGGGCGCTCGAGCAGGAGAAGTACGGCCTGACACAGCTCGGTCTGCCTCTTCCGAACTGGAACGACCTCGACGCCGTCGAGACCTATGCCAAGGTCGTCGACGCCGCCGCAGCGGCGGATGCACGCATCGCCGCCACCGCGCCACTGCAGGAGACCGGCCAGACCATTGCCGGGTTGGCGAAGTGGGCCGATGCCACGCCGTGTGTAAGGCAACTGGAACGGGCTGTCGCGGAGCGCGACCACGAGTCGTACGCGATCGCGCACCAGCGGCTTGCGCGCCTCCACGAGGTCGTCGCGGCGGCGCGTCGCCGGGATGAGATCGCGGCGGACCTCGTCCGTCTGCTGCCGAGGGTGCACGAGGCCGTGTCGGCAGAACCCCATCACGCGGACTGGACGGCGAGGCTGGCCGACTGGGAGGACGCGTGGTCGTGGACCGTGGCGCGGACCTGGGTGCTCGAGCGCGGCCATGAGGACGTCAACGCCCTACAGGCCGAGGTGTCGAACGTCGAGACACAGGTGCGCAGCCGAGTCGGGCAGTTGGCGGCCGAACGGGCCTGGAGCCATGCCGTGTCACCGGAGCGGTTGTCCGGCCAGGCTCGCGCCGATCTGCTCCAGTACGCCCAGCTCGTCAAGTTGCTCGGTAAGGGCACCGGCATCTACGCGAATCAGCGCAGAGCCGACATCAGGGCTGCGATGAACCGTTGTCGTACAGCGGTGCCGGTGTGGATCATGCCGGTCTACCGCATCGCGGAGCAGGTCCGGGTGGAGCCGGACATGTTCGACGTCGTCGTGGTGGACGAAGCCTCGCAGGCGGGGTTGGAAGCGACGTTCCTGCAATATCTCGCGCCCAAGATCGTGGTCATCGGCGATGACAAGCAGGTGTCGCCCTCGGCCGTGGGCACCGATCAACAGCAGTTGCGCGACCTCGCCGAGCAGTATCTGTGGGACGACCCGTATCGCGCATCGTGGCAGGACCCCAGGCGGAGTCTGTTCGACGAGGCGAAGATGCGCTTCGAGGGCATCACCACTCTCATCGAGCACCGGCGCTGTGTGCCCGAGATCATCGGCTTCTCCAATCGGGTGGCCTACGAGCCCGACGGCATCCGACTGATGCCCGTGCGCCAGTACGGCGCGGACCGCCTGGAACCCATCAGGCCGGTGTTCCTCGCCGATGGTTACGAACGCGGCGGAGATTACAAGGTCAATCCGGTGGAGGCCGACGCCATCGTCGATCAGATCGAGAAGTGCATCGCTGATCCGAGGTACGACGGCCTGACTTTCGGGGTCGTCTCGCTGCTCGGCCGCGCACAGGCGAAGCGGATCGAGAAGCGTCTGCTGGAGCGCATTCCGCCGGAGGAGTGGAAGGCGCGCGACCTGCGGTGCGGTGACTCGGCCGACTTCCAGGGCTCCGAGCGCGATGTGATGTTCCTGTCGATGGTGAAGGCTCCCGCACCCGGTGAACGGATCGGATCACTGACTCAGGACATGCACGTCCAGCGCTTCAACGTCGCCGCGTCCCGTGCCAAGGACCAGATGTGGGTATTCCACTCCCTGCGCCTGTCCGACCTGGGCAACCCGGAGGACATGCGGTTCCAACTGCTCGACTATTGCCTTTCCTCGGCGCGGAAGGACGATGCGGACGGTGTGGAGCGCTCGGTCGTCCCCGAGGACCGGCGGGTGGAGCCCTTCGACTCGCTTTTCGAGCAGCGGGTGTTCAATTGCCTCATCGAGCGTGGCTACCGCGTCGTCCCCCAGTTTCCCGCCGAGGGGTATCGGATCGATCTGGTGGTCGTCGGTGCCAAGGCCAGGCTGGCGGTCGAGTGCGACGGTGACGCGTGGCACGGGCCCGAGGCGTACGAGCGGGATCTCGCTCGGCAGCGCGACCTGGAGCGGTGTGGCTGGCGATTCTTCCGCATCCGAGAGTCGGAGTTCTACGCCGATCGTCTGGCGGTCCTGAACAGGCTTTGGGATGCCTTGACCGACCTGGACATCCACGTCTCCGGGTGGGCTCCACCCGTCGACGCCCCAGCAGCGGTGGCGGTCGGTCCCGCACCGCTCACCATCGACGAGGTCACTCCGGCACCTGCGGTCGCCGCAACGATGGCGGTCGCGCCGATCATCGAGGTACCGGAACCCGCGGTCGTTGCGCAGACTCCGGAGTCATTGGCGCCGGTGGCCGTGCAGCAGCGGACCGAGGTGCCACCCGCAGTGGTCGAGAAGCGTATGCAGACTCCGGCGAACGCCACACTCGCCCCGTACGAGACATTCGGCGGGCCGGTCACGCCGATCTCCCAGACATCACGGCCGGAGCTGCTCGACAATCTGGTGCGTCTCGTCCACGTAGAGGGGCCGGTGGTGGGCAATCGGCTGCACACGGCCTACGTCCGAGCCTCGGGCGCCGTCAGGGTGACCAAGTCGGTCGCAGGCGAGTTGGACAAGGCGGTCGCTCAAGCGGTGCACCAAGGGCTGCTCGTGGAGGAGGATCCGCTCGGAGAGGGTGGGAACAAGCATCGCACGTACCGACTGCCCGATCAGCCGGAGACGCGGCTTCGCCACCGGGGGCCGAGGTCCTTCGACGAGATACCCCCGAGCGAGTTGGCGGCCTTGCTCGACTATGCCGCCGAAGGCAACCCGAACGCAGACGCGGTGGCGTTGCAGCGCGATGTACTGGGACTACTTGGTTTCGTGCGACTTACCGACAACGTCAAGCAGCGCTTTTCCGTAGTGGAGACTCTTCGATCTTGA
- a CDS encoding DinB family protein has protein sequence MAVDRVAQRGAFDVPLDDQRTQLDAFVEEHRSAIEATLEGLSEEQARRRLVPSATTLLGLLKHVAWMQRVWFEECVGGTSRQELGLVSSADESFQLSDDDSIASVTAAYRAACATARAVVADLPLDAIATGHWSGPRTLNWVYLQVLRELAHHCGHADILREQLLAD, from the coding sequence GTGGCTGTTGACCGGGTTGCGCAGCGTGGTGCCTTCGACGTCCCCCTGGACGACCAACGCACCCAGCTCGATGCATTCGTCGAGGAACACCGCAGTGCCATCGAGGCGACCCTCGAGGGCCTCAGCGAGGAACAGGCCCGTCGCAGGCTCGTTCCATCGGCGACGACGTTGCTCGGGCTGCTAAAGCACGTCGCGTGGATGCAGCGTGTGTGGTTCGAAGAGTGTGTCGGCGGCACATCGCGCCAGGAACTCGGTCTGGTATCGAGCGCGGACGAGTCCTTCCAGCTCTCCGACGACGACTCCATCGCCTCGGTCACCGCTGCGTATCGAGCGGCCTGCGCCACGGCCCGTGCGGTGGTCGCGGACCTGCCCTTGGACGCCATCGCCACGGGCCATTGGTCGGGCCCGCGCACCCTGAACTGGGTGTATCTGCAGGTCCTGCGGGAATTGGCCCACCATTGCGGACACGCCGACATCCTGCGCGAACAGCTACTCGCGGACTGA
- a CDS encoding DUF5980 family protein, with protein sequence MRAIFNVASAAVLLAAGMLVSTTPAAASTPHSTESATWTMVDADQHVCGRPSYGKPNTYVLAGVYGEWPRLNTGVRNLPAGSSSSGGIIEAGSTEGSDTTLGMVQLSLGPAPAGVYIAEVWASDGTVTQAVPLTITYREDCN encoded by the coding sequence ATGAGAGCAATATTCAACGTCGCGAGCGCGGCAGTCCTGCTAGCCGCCGGAATGCTGGTCTCGACTACACCCGCCGCCGCGTCGACTCCCCACAGCACGGAATCGGCCACCTGGACGATGGTGGACGCCGACCAGCACGTGTGCGGCAGGCCTTCCTACGGCAAGCCCAACACCTACGTTCTGGCCGGCGTGTACGGCGAATGGCCCAGGCTCAATACCGGAGTGCGGAATCTGCCTGCGGGCTCGTCCAGCAGCGGTGGCATCATCGAGGCTGGATCGACCGAGGGATCGGACACCACGCTCGGGATGGTCCAGCTCTCGCTGGGGCCGGCCCCTGCCGGTGTGTACATCGCCGAGGTGTGGGCCAGTGATGGCACGGTGACCCAGGCCGTCCCCCTGACGATCACCTACCGCGAGGACTGCAACTGA
- a CDS encoding IlvD/Edd family dehydratase translates to MSMTEQRSSQWYAGDDRNAYIHRAWMRRGLPQHAFDGRPHIAIANTASDLTPCNAHFDEVAASVKQGVYEAGGIPVNLPVVSLGETLMRPTAMLWRNMAAMATEELFRGNPIDGVVLLGGCDKTIPALLMAAASVDLPAVVVPGGPMLTGTFRGRPLGCGTDVWRLSEETRAGSLSQEQFARSESSMIRSRGHCNTMGTASTMGLLAEALGMVIPGLAGTPAPDSRLLAASHESGRLAVDLVRQDRRPSSILTRAAFHNAIVALAAIGGSTNAVVHLLAIAGRLGITLNLDDIDHIGAEVPLLVDLQPAGRFLMEDLHRAGGLRPVLREVRDLLDATARTVTGGLLVDGLDEAEIWDTEVIRRRAAPIRECAGIAVLRGNLAPSGAVIKPAAASPELLRHRGRAVVFDSIEDMNARIDSPELDVDADSVLVLRGCGPRGYPGMPEVANMPLPRKLLERGVRDMVRICDGRMSGTAYGTVVLHVAPEAAAGGPLALVRTGDPIVLDVEARTIDVDIEQAELDRRSPPAELTDALADPARGWERLYVDHVMQADTGADLDFLRGSTGDRVSRESH, encoded by the coding sequence ATGTCCATGACCGAGCAACGCAGCTCGCAGTGGTACGCCGGAGACGATCGCAACGCCTACATCCACCGAGCCTGGATGCGTCGGGGCCTTCCGCAACACGCCTTCGACGGGCGGCCGCACATCGCGATCGCCAACACCGCCTCCGATCTGACCCCGTGCAACGCCCACTTCGACGAGGTGGCGGCGAGCGTCAAACAGGGCGTGTACGAGGCCGGCGGCATCCCCGTGAACCTGCCGGTGGTCTCCCTGGGGGAGACGCTGATGCGTCCCACCGCGATGCTCTGGCGCAACATGGCCGCGATGGCCACCGAGGAGCTGTTCCGGGGTAACCCGATCGACGGTGTGGTGCTTCTCGGTGGTTGCGACAAGACCATTCCCGCACTGCTGATGGCGGCCGCTTCGGTGGATCTGCCCGCGGTGGTCGTCCCCGGTGGTCCGATGCTCACCGGCACCTTCCGGGGCAGACCGCTGGGCTGTGGAACCGATGTGTGGCGGCTCAGCGAGGAGACACGCGCGGGCAGCCTGTCGCAGGAGCAGTTCGCCCGCTCCGAATCCTCGATGATCCGCAGCCGAGGCCACTGCAACACGATGGGCACCGCATCCACGATGGGTCTGCTCGCCGAGGCACTGGGCATGGTGATCCCCGGCCTCGCGGGAACACCCGCCCCGGACAGCAGGTTGTTAGCGGCCTCGCACGAATCGGGACGGCTGGCCGTCGACCTCGTCCGGCAGGATAGACGCCCTAGCAGCATCCTCACCAGGGCCGCCTTCCACAACGCCATCGTCGCGTTGGCCGCGATCGGCGGCTCCACCAACGCCGTCGTCCATCTGCTGGCGATCGCGGGGCGGCTTGGAATCACCCTGAATCTCGACGACATCGACCACATCGGCGCCGAGGTACCGCTGCTGGTCGATCTGCAACCGGCAGGCCGCTTCCTGATGGAAGATCTCCACCGAGCCGGGGGACTACGCCCGGTGCTTCGCGAAGTTCGCGATCTGCTCGATGCGACCGCCCGGACCGTCACCGGCGGGCTGCTCGTGGACGGTCTCGACGAAGCGGAGATCTGGGACACCGAGGTGATCCGGCGCCGCGCCGCGCCGATCCGGGAGTGCGCGGGAATCGCCGTCCTGCGGGGAAATCTCGCCCCATCGGGAGCCGTCATCAAACCCGCGGCGGCATCTCCAGAGCTGCTGCGGCACCGAGGCCGCGCGGTGGTGTTCGACTCCATCGAGGACATGAACGCGAGGATCGACTCGCCCGAACTGGACGTCGACGCGGATTCGGTGCTCGTACTGCGCGGCTGCGGACCGCGCGGCTATCCGGGAATGCCGGAGGTGGCGAACATGCCGCTACCGAGGAAACTGCTCGAACGCGGGGTCCGCGACATGGTCCGCATCTGTGATGGACGAATGAGCGGCACCGCCTACGGAACGGTGGTGCTACATGTGGCGCCGGAGGCGGCGGCGGGCGGACCCTTGGCACTGGTGCGTACCGGCGACCCGATCGTGCTCGATGTCGAGGCCCGCACCATCGACGTCGACATCGAGCAGGCCGAGCTGGATCGTCGCAGCCCACCTGCGGAGCTGACCGATGCGTTGGCAGATCCGGCGCGCGGCTGGGAACGGCTCTACGTCGACCACGTCATGCAGGCCGACACCGGCGCGGACCTGGACTTCCTGCGTGGATCGACCGGCGACCGGGTCAGTCGCGAGTCGCACTGA
- a CDS encoding TetR-like C-terminal domain-containing protein, which produces MSARARRSQAQMLADIHAAALAELTEVGIGRMSMAGIAQRSGTARTSLHRRWSSPTEILLEAVEDNYPQETVSPGLDDLRGDLIRALGFLADWVTTPTALAVEAILMERGRHPELAQALYERVFDRNGGRFTRTVLLHYAEHGHLDPALVTDVVTDIGEALVLKHLADNGSPPDSSLLARIVDEAVLPAVGRPLVVDREP; this is translated from the coding sequence ATGAGTGCCAGGGCCCGTCGTAGCCAGGCGCAGATGCTGGCCGACATCCATGCCGCCGCGTTGGCGGAGCTGACGGAGGTCGGCATCGGTCGGATGAGCATGGCGGGCATCGCCCAGCGGTCGGGGACCGCCAGGACCTCGTTGCATCGCCGCTGGTCCAGCCCCACCGAGATACTGCTTGAGGCGGTGGAGGACAACTATCCTCAGGAGACGGTCTCGCCCGGCCTCGACGATCTACGCGGCGATCTGATCCGCGCACTCGGATTCCTGGCCGATTGGGTCACCACCCCTACCGCGCTTGCGGTGGAAGCGATCCTCATGGAGCGCGGCCGCCATCCCGAGCTGGCTCAGGCACTGTACGAGCGCGTGTTCGACCGGAACGGCGGCCGCTTCACCCGCACCGTGCTGCTGCACTACGCCGAGCACGGGCACCTCGATCCGGCGCTGGTCACCGACGTGGTCACCGACATCGGCGAGGCGCTCGTGCTCAAGCACCTCGCCGACAACGGCAGCCCGCCGGACTCGTCGCTGCTCGCCAGGATCGTCGACGAGGCGGTGCTGCCCGCCGTGGGCAGGCCCCTCGTCGTCGACCGGGAACCCTGA